One genomic region from Evansella sp. LMS18 encodes:
- a CDS encoding C40 family peptidase, with the protein MKLKMITYCAVFLAISLFLFLKAPGFHSPESFSAGDEVQAEDSPITTQDEYVSQLTTHVLSTRGYSAFNYMKKNLTETAKQLTGIPYNKDGSSPEEGFSTASLTQYIYKESEGILLSRKASLQKELGTEVKQEDLIAGDLLFFKNKSGGLMSGIYLGDGDFIIAANSGVGIRNINDNHYWMDRFHEAKRLTPLEKQKLNPETYKDFPNAAIQKAVSMLHRPYLLTGNTLAAFDCSFLVQHAFKDLHIHLPRITYQQWQLGEDIPLKKAVPGDVLYFSGTWQKGISHTGIYLGDRFFIHASGEEGETTISYLGEFWMQYFTGVRRFDNLKIEPEKTVVENAYELLNIPYAPAGKHPEEGFNYSGLIYFVYKEVDSDFPKKAAEQREYGKKIEAGEEEPGDVFFFRSGSNNLLPAIYIGEGQLIAVRKDEGVSIIDPRFSHYWTEDRLEDIRRYE; encoded by the coding sequence ATGAAACTAAAGATGATTACATACTGTGCAGTTTTCCTTGCCATTTCCCTTTTTCTTTTTTTAAAAGCTCCGGGTTTCCATTCCCCCGAGAGCTTCTCTGCTGGTGATGAGGTTCAGGCTGAAGACTCTCCAATAACTACTCAGGATGAATATGTTTCTCAGTTAACGACTCATGTTTTGTCAACTCGTGGCTATTCTGCCTTTAATTATATGAAAAAAAATCTGACTGAAACGGCAAAACAGCTTACTGGAATTCCTTATAACAAGGACGGTTCTTCTCCGGAAGAAGGTTTCTCAACTGCTTCATTAACCCAGTATATCTATAAAGAGTCAGAGGGAATACTCCTTTCCCGAAAAGCCTCTTTACAAAAGGAACTTGGAACAGAAGTTAAGCAAGAGGATTTAATTGCTGGTGATCTGCTTTTCTTCAAAAATAAATCCGGCGGTCTTATGTCAGGTATATATCTTGGAGATGGAGACTTTATAATTGCTGCAAATTCAGGAGTTGGGATCAGAAATATTAATGACAATCATTACTGGATGGACCGTTTTCATGAAGCTAAAAGATTAACACCACTTGAAAAACAGAAACTGAACCCGGAAACATACAAGGATTTTCCCAATGCAGCCATCCAAAAAGCAGTTTCTATGCTGCACCGGCCTTATTTATTAACAGGAAATACTCTTGCCGCATTCGACTGTTCATTCTTAGTCCAGCATGCCTTTAAAGATTTACATATACATTTACCAAGGATCACCTATCAGCAATGGCAGCTTGGGGAAGATATCCCCCTTAAGAAAGCTGTGCCGGGGGACGTCCTCTATTTTTCCGGTACCTGGCAGAAGGGAATCTCCCATACAGGGATCTATCTTGGCGACCGCTTTTTCATCCATGCCAGTGGTGAAGAAGGAGAAACAACGATTTCTTACCTCGGCGAGTTCTGGATGCAATATTTTACTGGAGTAAGAAGATTCGACAACCTAAAAATAGAACCTGAAAAAACAGTCGTGGAAAATGCATATGAACTGCTGAATATTCCATATGCTCCAGCCGGAAAGCATCCAGAGGAAGGTTTTAACTATAGTGGACTCATATATTTTGTTTATAAAGAAGTCGATTCTGATTTTCCGAAGAAGGCAGCTGAGCAAAGAGAGTACGGGAAGAAAATTGAGGCTGGAGAAGAAGAACCAGGGGATGTCTTCTTTTTCCGGTCTGGATCGAATAATTTATTACCTGCTATTTATATTGGCGAAGGCCAGCTTATCGCAGTCAGAAAGGATGAAGGAGTATCAATAATTGATCCACGTTTCAGCCACTACTGGACAGAAGACAGACTGGAAGACATCCGGCGTTATGAATAA
- a CDS encoding glutamine ABC transporter substrate-binding protein translates to MKKKLFLFSTLALAVTTMAACGGNDSPADGDANASNNNQADNAEADNNGNTGGSFEGETFTVATDTNYVPFEFLNTETNEMEGFDIDLINAIADRVGFEIDLEVVEFDGILAGMETGRYDIGIAGMTITEERAEVFDFSDPYYDAGLIVAVRGDEEEIQSVDDLDGRPVATRAATTSETYLEENTDAEISLFPDIVNAYQDLRAGRVDAVVYDLPNVLYYIDSEALGEMKTVGDTLTGEQYGIAFPEGSELREAVNEALAELKEDGTYGDIYEEWFGERPDGE, encoded by the coding sequence GTGAAAAAGAAATTATTTTTATTTTCAACATTAGCCCTTGCTGTGACAACTATGGCAGCATGCGGCGGAAACGACTCGCCAGCCGACGGGGACGCTAACGCATCCAATAACAATCAGGCTGACAATGCTGAGGCAGATAATAATGGCAACACTGGCGGCAGTTTCGAAGGGGAGACCTTTACAGTCGCCACTGATACGAACTACGTACCGTTTGAGTTTCTGAATACAGAAACTAACGAAATGGAAGGCTTCGATATCGACCTTATCAATGCAATAGCTGACAGAGTCGGTTTCGAAATTGATCTGGAAGTAGTTGAATTCGATGGAATTCTGGCTGGTATGGAAACAGGGCGTTATGATATCGGGATTGCCGGTATGACAATAACTGAGGAAAGAGCGGAAGTCTTCGATTTTTCCGACCCTTATTATGATGCGGGCTTGATTGTAGCCGTAAGGGGAGATGAAGAAGAAATCCAGTCAGTTGACGATCTGGATGGACGGCCTGTTGCAACAAGGGCTGCCACCACAAGTGAAACTTACCTGGAGGAAAATACTGATGCAGAAATCAGTTTATTCCCTGACATCGTAAATGCCTACCAGGATTTAAGGGCAGGCCGTGTAGACGCAGTAGTTTATGACCTTCCTAACGTACTGTACTACATCGACTCTGAAGCATTAGGTGAAATGAAAACTGTTGGAGATACACTTACCGGTGAACAATATGGTATTGCTTTCCCGGAAGGCTCTGAATTGAGAGAAGCAGTTAACGAAGCACTGGCTGAACTGAAAGAAGATGGGACATACGGAGATATATATGAAGAATGGTTTGGTGAGCGCCCGGATGGGGAATAA
- a CDS encoding PLD nuclease N-terminal domain-containing protein, which produces MNDIVNELQAVPWPVVAPLIIIQFLLMVIALIDCLRRGGETKGPQWVWIVVIVFGGIFGPIIYFLFGRRND; this is translated from the coding sequence ATGAATGACATTGTAAATGAACTGCAAGCTGTACCTTGGCCGGTTGTTGCACCTTTAATCATTATTCAGTTCTTATTAATGGTTATTGCCTTAATAGACTGCCTGCGCCGAGGTGGAGAAACGAAAGGGCCACAGTGGGTGTGGATTGTTGTCATTGTTTTTGGAGGAATATTTGGTCCGATCATTTATTTCCTGTTTGGAAGGAGAAATGATTAG
- a CDS encoding biotin transporter BioY, which translates to MKNPGRPKFTVLELTKAAMFIALMGIGANLTAFITVGAVPLTFQTVVAILAGVLLGKKAGAFSMIGYTFIGLLGVPVFAGFQGGLHVITSPTFGFIISFTVLAYVSGLIVEKSSKRSLVTYIVACYAGLIMNYLIGVPYLYFYTQFVLEATGVTFLATALGMGPFFIKDAVLAGFAAVICPQIVRAVNPYAAGQSSHTTAS; encoded by the coding sequence ATGAAAAATCCAGGACGTCCAAAGTTCACAGTTTTGGAATTAACCAAAGCAGCTATGTTCATTGCATTAATGGGTATAGGAGCGAACTTAACAGCTTTTATTACAGTGGGGGCTGTTCCCCTTACCTTCCAGACCGTAGTCGCCATTCTTGCGGGTGTGTTACTCGGAAAGAAAGCAGGGGCTTTCTCCATGATTGGCTATACCTTTATCGGACTGCTCGGGGTTCCAGTATTCGCAGGGTTCCAGGGAGGACTCCACGTTATCACATCACCAACTTTCGGTTTCATTATCTCTTTTACTGTTCTCGCCTATGTTTCAGGACTTATTGTTGAAAAATCAAGTAAACGCTCCCTGGTTACTTATATAGTAGCTTGCTATGCCGGTCTGATCATGAATTACTTAATCGGGGTTCCTTATTTGTACTTCTATACTCAGTTTGTCCTTGAGGCCACAGGGGTAACTTTCCTTGCAACTGCGCTTGGAATGGGGCCATTCTTTATTAAGGATGCTGTTCTGGCAGGTTTTGCAGCTGTTATCTGTCCACAAATTGTACGTGCAGTTAACCCATACGCTGCCGGCCAAAGCTCCCACACAACAGCTTCTTAA
- a CDS encoding nitrilase-related carbon-nitrogen hydrolase produces MIKTAAVQLDSVYGSAGENVKKGVSMIKEAASNGAQLICLPELWNTGYVLNKELLDKLAEPPEGKTISLFRRLSAELNVVLIIPFAERGEDSSYYISAAVIDKDGSLKGIHRKTLLWGDEKEAFRPGEKEYTVYVTSVGRVGVLICYDAEFPEPARILALKNAEIIAVPSVWSTKAERRWDIQLPARALDNQVYVLGVNASGKNLCGKSKLISPFGKITGEAPRSEEHILYGKINKEEIKQAREEIPYLKDYQLIAEKHE; encoded by the coding sequence TTGATCAAAACTGCGGCAGTACAGTTGGATTCGGTATATGGATCTGCGGGCGAAAATGTAAAGAAAGGGGTCAGCATGATCAAAGAAGCGGCCTCGAACGGTGCTCAGCTTATTTGTTTACCTGAGCTTTGGAATACTGGTTATGTTTTAAATAAGGAACTGTTGGATAAACTTGCGGAACCTCCTGAAGGGAAGACTATCTCTCTATTTCGCCGGCTGTCAGCGGAATTGAACGTAGTCCTGATTATTCCTTTTGCAGAGCGGGGTGAGGATTCTTCTTATTACATTTCCGCAGCAGTTATTGATAAGGACGGGAGCCTAAAAGGAATCCACCGGAAGACTCTGTTGTGGGGAGACGAGAAAGAAGCTTTCCGGCCTGGTGAAAAAGAGTATACTGTCTACGTTACCTCTGTTGGAAGGGTCGGCGTTTTAATTTGTTACGATGCTGAATTTCCGGAGCCGGCAAGAATCCTGGCATTGAAAAACGCTGAAATTATTGCTGTCCCTTCTGTATGGAGTACGAAAGCAGAAAGAAGATGGGACATCCAGCTTCCGGCGAGGGCCCTGGACAATCAGGTATATGTACTGGGAGTGAATGCTTCCGGAAAGAACCTTTGCGGAAAAAGCAAATTAATTAGCCCTTTTGGAAAAATTACAGGGGAAGCGCCCCGGAGTGAGGAACACATATTATATGGAAAGATTAATAAGGAAGAGATAAAACAGGCAAGAGAAGAGATTCCTTACCTGAAAGATTATCAATTGATAGCTGAAAAGCATGAATAA
- a CDS encoding DUF6612 family protein — protein sequence MKKSLSLILAGGLLTLMAACGESEATGEGDLSLEEILSNSASAAEDIESYSFVTEVQQTMGMDEESMSFDMSTEADVLVEPSIFHQKTTMDMGELGGEMSYESYFSEEHGLFMEDPLTGEWMKYPENLMEDILSMSEAQMSPSEQLVAFQDNINDLSLEEDENYYKLNLAGDGEEMKEIVEQIGNIAGDGMDEMFTQMMSELEIHDLVYEIFIDKETFHPAEATVFINMTIEMLGQSMTLEQNADIYFSSFNGLEEFEVPQEIIDNAEELSEEDAMGIFN from the coding sequence ATGAAAAAAAGTCTATCGCTCATACTTGCAGGCGGTCTGTTGACTCTTATGGCCGCCTGCGGTGAGAGCGAAGCTACAGGCGAAGGAGATCTCTCTCTGGAAGAAATCCTTAGTAACTCAGCTTCAGCAGCAGAAGATATCGAGAGCTACTCCTTCGTTACAGAAGTTCAGCAGACTATGGGTATGGATGAAGAAAGTATGTCTTTTGATATGAGTACGGAAGCGGATGTTTTAGTGGAGCCATCTATTTTTCATCAGAAAACAACAATGGATATGGGTGAGTTAGGTGGAGAAATGTCTTATGAATCGTATTTCTCCGAGGAACATGGCTTATTTATGGAAGACCCATTAACAGGCGAATGGATGAAATATCCTGAAAATCTAATGGAGGATATTCTTTCCATGTCTGAAGCTCAGATGAGCCCTTCTGAACAGCTGGTAGCATTTCAGGATAATATCAATGACCTTTCTCTTGAAGAAGATGAAAATTATTATAAACTCAACCTCGCTGGTGATGGGGAAGAAATGAAAGAGATTGTTGAGCAGATTGGAAATATTGCCGGGGATGGAATGGATGAAATGTTTACTCAAATGATGTCAGAGTTAGAGATTCATGATCTCGTTTATGAAATTTTCATAGATAAAGAGACCTTCCATCCTGCTGAAGCTACGGTTTTTATTAATATGACCATAGAGATGCTCGGACAATCAATGACGCTGGAACAAAATGCAGATATATATTTCAGCAGCTTTAATGGACTGGAAGAATTTGAAGTGCCTCAGGAAATTATCGATAATGCAGAGGAACTTTCAGAGGAAGATGCAATGGGGATTTTTAATTAA
- a CDS encoding ABC transporter ATP-binding protein, with the protein MILIETDNLTKTFNGTNAVDGINLKIREGACTALLGPNGAGKTTTLNLLTGLMNPTKGKISFDRRYSGDRRKHLGYLPQYPKFYGWMTGKEYVVYAGELGGLTASEARSRAEELLKLVGLTDAGKKRISGYSGGMKQRLGIAQALVHNPKLIILDEPVSALDPIGRREVLELMKRLKETTSILFSTHVLHDAEQISDDIYIIQDGRVVIDGGLEELQKKYQQPTVHIETEENIEEWSKSLKNAPWVRHLKAEKQKLTVTAESIEDARNALLADERLRQLKLNKFEVEKTSLEDLFMEVTK; encoded by the coding sequence ATGATTCTGATTGAGACTGATAACCTCACCAAAACTTTTAACGGGACGAACGCGGTGGATGGGATAAACTTAAAGATAAGAGAAGGAGCATGCACCGCACTACTGGGGCCAAATGGAGCCGGGAAGACAACAACGCTGAATCTCCTCACTGGATTAATGAATCCCACGAAAGGAAAAATATCTTTTGACAGGAGGTACAGTGGTGACCGGAGGAAACATCTCGGTTATCTGCCGCAGTACCCTAAGTTTTACGGCTGGATGACTGGAAAAGAATATGTGGTTTATGCAGGTGAACTAGGAGGGCTCACGGCATCGGAGGCTCGGAGCAGAGCAGAGGAACTTCTTAAATTGGTCGGGCTTACGGATGCCGGAAAAAAGAGGATATCAGGATATTCCGGGGGTATGAAACAGAGACTTGGGATAGCGCAGGCCCTTGTACATAATCCAAAGCTTATCATTCTTGATGAGCCAGTCTCAGCTTTAGATCCTATAGGCAGAAGAGAAGTGCTGGAGTTGATGAAAAGACTGAAAGAAACTACTTCCATTCTTTTTTCTACCCATGTACTCCATGATGCGGAACAAATTTCCGATGATATTTATATCATTCAGGACGGCAGAGTCGTAATCGATGGGGGACTGGAAGAGCTTCAGAAGAAATATCAGCAGCCAACAGTACATATTGAAACTGAGGAAAACATTGAGGAATGGAGCAAGTCGTTAAAGAATGCTCCCTGGGTGCGTCATCTGAAAGCGGAGAAACAGAAACTCACAGTCACTGCCGAAAGTATAGAGGATGCGAGAAATGCCCTTTTAGCAGATGAGAGACTGAGACAATTGAAGCTGAATAAATTTGAAGTAGAGAAAACTTCGCTGGAAGACCTCTTTATGGAGGTGACAAAGTAA
- a CDS encoding DUF3006 domain-containing protein — protein MADIEKAVIDRVEEGKQAVLLVGEEEKELVVAITDFPFSIKEGDHLLVRISEGKFISAEKDEGSKNEASSRIESKMEKLRQKKSSKYKN, from the coding sequence ATGGCGGATATTGAGAAAGCAGTGATTGACAGAGTGGAAGAAGGAAAGCAGGCAGTACTATTAGTTGGTGAAGAGGAAAAAGAATTAGTAGTGGCTATTACCGACTTTCCCTTTTCTATTAAAGAGGGAGATCACCTCCTCGTCCGTATTTCAGAAGGAAAATTCATCAGTGCGGAGAAGGATGAGGGGTCTAAAAATGAAGCATCTTCGCGTATTGAATCAAAAATGGAAAAGCTGCGTCAGAAAAAATCGAGTAAATACAAAAATTAA
- a CDS encoding amino acid ABC transporter ATP-binding protein has protein sequence MIKVTDLHKSFGDLEVLKGINAEVKEKEVVCVIGPSGSGKSTFLRCLNLLEEITSGEVIIDGERLTDPKININKLRSQVGMVFQHFNLFPHKTVLENVTLGPVKVKDMKAEEANKLAKELLQKVGLSDKADVYPKSLSGGQKQRVAIARALAMSPKVMLFDEPTSALDPELVGDVLEAMKDLAKEGMTMVVVTHEMGFAKEMGDRVIFMDEGKIMEEGDPQVIFDNPQHPRTQSFLSKVL, from the coding sequence ATGATTAAAGTAACAGATCTGCATAAATCCTTCGGCGACCTTGAAGTTCTCAAGGGTATAAATGCCGAAGTGAAAGAGAAGGAAGTTGTTTGTGTCATTGGCCCGTCGGGTTCGGGGAAAAGCACATTTTTACGCTGTTTAAATTTACTTGAAGAAATAACTTCAGGCGAAGTAATCATTGATGGTGAAAGACTCACTGATCCTAAAATAAATATTAATAAACTCAGATCCCAGGTAGGTATGGTCTTTCAGCACTTTAATTTGTTCCCTCATAAAACAGTGCTGGAAAACGTAACACTGGGACCAGTTAAAGTTAAAGACATGAAGGCTGAGGAAGCAAACAAGCTCGCTAAGGAACTTCTGCAAAAAGTAGGACTTTCCGATAAAGCGGATGTTTATCCGAAAAGTTTATCCGGTGGACAGAAACAGCGGGTAGCGATTGCCAGGGCGCTTGCCATGAGTCCTAAAGTAATGCTTTTCGATGAACCTACTTCTGCTTTGGACCCAGAACTCGTAGGTGATGTCCTTGAAGCTATGAAGGATCTTGCTAAAGAGGGCATGACCATGGTAGTCGTAACTCACGAAATGGGTTTTGCTAAAGAAATGGGTGACAGAGTTATCTTTATGGATGAAGGAAAAATCATGGAGGAAGGAGATCCTCAGGTGATCTTCGATAATCCTCAGCATCCAAGGACTCAGTCTTTCTTAAGTAAGGTGCTATAA
- a CDS encoding amino acid ABC transporter permease: MLGFIDILNSPHWANTLPFIWRGLQLTLYITFVGVAIGFVIGSFVGLARLSKNKVVYGIATVYIELIRGTPILVQALVLYFAIADTFGINFTATTAGIIAIAINAGAYIAEIVRGGVESIDKGQMEAGRSIGLSSAQTMRYIIWPQAFKRMIPPLGNQFIISLKDTSIFAIISLGEVTFLMRQYVSTTATTFEPYVMLCLAYLVITIPAMIILRTIERRLDV; encoded by the coding sequence ATGCTTGGATTTATTGATATATTAAACAGTCCTCACTGGGCAAATACTCTTCCTTTTATATGGAGAGGGTTGCAGCTCACACTATATATTACCTTTGTAGGGGTTGCTATTGGCTTCGTTATCGGAAGTTTTGTGGGACTGGCCCGCCTTTCTAAAAACAAAGTTGTCTACGGGATTGCCACTGTATACATTGAATTAATCAGGGGAACTCCAATCCTTGTGCAGGCGTTAGTATTATATTTTGCAATTGCCGATACATTTGGAATTAACTTTACTGCTACTACGGCTGGTATTATTGCGATTGCCATTAATGCTGGTGCTTATATTGCGGAAATCGTGCGTGGAGGGGTTGAATCCATTGATAAAGGCCAAATGGAAGCTGGACGATCAATTGGATTAAGCTCTGCTCAGACAATGCGTTATATTATCTGGCCGCAGGCATTTAAGAGAATGATTCCACCTTTGGGCAACCAGTTTATCATCAGTCTGAAAGATACCTCTATTTTTGCGATTATATCCCTCGGAGAGGTAACGTTCCTCATGAGACAATATGTAAGTACCACAGCCACGACTTTTGAACCGTACGTTATGCTGTGTTTAGCTTATTTAGTAATTACTATACCTGCCATGATCATTTTGAGGACTATTGAACGGAGGCTGGATGTTTAA
- a CDS encoding electron transfer flavoprotein subunit alpha/FixB family protein: protein MNFDEYRGVWVFNEQRDGELVDVGIELLGAGRELADKLETELCGVLIGHNVSGLAAELFEHGADKVFLIDDPITEQYRTETYMKAAGDLVRKYKPEIFLYGATSNGKDLASAVATEVMTGLTADTTLLDVNVEKRLFEASRPAFGGNIMATILCKKHRPQMATVRPKVMKKPERQPGRTGEVIEETFSMREEDLRTKIIDIVRDTKKGVNLEEADIIVAAGKGVKDEKGFKLVEDLAAVLNATVGASRDVVEAGICGHDHQVGQTGATVTPKLYIAAGISGAIQHIVGMQNSEMIIAINNDPDAAIFNTAHYGIVGDLFEVLPLLTEEFKKALQEETEEGGVPSHA from the coding sequence ATGAATTTTGATGAATACAGAGGCGTCTGGGTATTCAATGAGCAGCGGGACGGTGAACTTGTTGACGTAGGGATCGAGTTACTGGGAGCCGGGAGAGAGCTGGCGGATAAACTTGAAACTGAGTTATGCGGGGTTCTTATCGGCCATAATGTGAGCGGCCTGGCAGCTGAACTATTTGAGCATGGAGCAGACAAAGTTTTCCTGATCGATGACCCAATCACAGAACAGTACCGGACGGAAACCTACATGAAGGCTGCAGGGGACCTGGTAAGAAAATACAAACCGGAAATTTTCCTTTACGGGGCCACTTCCAACGGGAAAGACCTTGCCAGTGCGGTAGCTACAGAAGTAATGACCGGACTTACTGCGGACACTACTCTTCTTGACGTTAATGTGGAAAAAAGATTATTTGAAGCGAGCAGACCCGCTTTCGGCGGTAACATTATGGCGACCATACTGTGTAAAAAGCATCGGCCTCAAATGGCGACGGTCAGGCCGAAAGTGATGAAAAAACCAGAACGTCAGCCTGGAAGAACGGGAGAAGTCATCGAGGAAACATTCAGTATGAGAGAAGAGGACCTCCGTACAAAAATAATAGATATCGTGCGGGATACGAAAAAAGGAGTCAATCTCGAGGAAGCCGACATCATCGTAGCAGCAGGAAAAGGTGTCAAAGATGAAAAAGGTTTTAAGCTTGTGGAAGACCTGGCAGCTGTGTTGAATGCTACCGTGGGAGCAAGCAGGGACGTTGTGGAAGCAGGGATCTGCGGCCATGACCACCAGGTAGGGCAGACAGGCGCTACTGTAACACCTAAGCTGTATATTGCTGCCGGTATATCCGGGGCGATTCAGCATATTGTCGGCATGCAGAACTCGGAGATGATTATAGCAATCAATAATGATCCGGATGCAGCTATCTTTAATACAGCCCACTACGGAATCGTGGGGGACCTTTTTGAAGTGCTTCCCTTATTAACGGAAGAATTTAAAAAAGCACTGCAGGAAGAAACCGAAGAGGGAGGTGTGCCGAGCCATGCCTGA
- a CDS encoding electron transfer flavoprotein subunit beta/FixA family protein, producing MNILVCVKQVPDTKIIKVNPKTNTLDRSSAPAILNPYDAHAVQEAVRLKEIHGGKITVLSMGPPQAKEAIKKCVEIGADEGFLISDRRFAGADTLATSYALYKAVQKLMKQDGGIDLILCGKHAIDGDTGQTGPGIARRLLIPPLTNVIKVAEVNLEDRKIQVHRKIEDGYELIESAIPCLLTVEKEINEVEYSPLPNMLKAARYTPVVWTVDDLDDVDIKQLGLKGSPTIVGKMWPPAKSEGAQILAGDSREQVREAVSIMLQQRELFKVKGGERV from the coding sequence TTGAATATTCTCGTATGTGTCAAGCAAGTGCCGGATACAAAAATTATTAAGGTTAACCCCAAGACGAATACTCTGGACCGATCAAGTGCGCCTGCAATTTTAAATCCATACGATGCGCATGCCGTGCAGGAGGCTGTCAGGTTAAAAGAGATTCACGGGGGAAAAATTACTGTCCTGTCTATGGGCCCTCCGCAGGCAAAAGAGGCAATTAAAAAATGTGTTGAAATTGGCGCAGATGAAGGGTTTCTCATTTCAGACCGGAGATTTGCAGGAGCGGACACGCTGGCGACAAGCTATGCATTATATAAGGCTGTTCAGAAACTAATGAAGCAGGATGGCGGAATCGATTTGATATTATGCGGGAAACATGCCATCGATGGGGACACAGGACAGACGGGGCCAGGGATTGCAAGAAGACTGCTGATTCCTCCGCTGACTAACGTAATAAAAGTAGCTGAAGTTAATCTGGAGGACAGAAAAATTCAAGTCCACAGAAAAATTGAGGATGGCTACGAATTAATAGAATCCGCTATACCATGCCTCCTGACAGTAGAAAAGGAGATTAATGAAGTTGAATACTCGCCACTGCCGAACATGCTTAAAGCTGCCCGTTATACTCCGGTAGTATGGACAGTCGACGATCTTGATGATGTGGACATAAAGCAGCTGGGGCTCAAGGGCTCACCGACAATTGTAGGGAAGATGTGGCCGCCTGCTAAAAGTGAAGGGGCACAAATACTCGCAGGAGACAGCCGGGAACAGGTGCGGGAAGCCGTTTCGATTATGCTGCAACAGAGGGAGCTTTTTAAGGTGAAAGGCGGGGAGCGCGTATGA
- a CDS encoding ABC transporter permease — protein MRQWMILFKKEVRESIRNFKWIWIPVVFILLGLTQPVVSYYLPDLLEQFGGLPEGAAAAFPVPTGSQVLAETLGQFSQIGLLVLVLAFMGAVAGERNNGTNIMILVKPVSYASYISAKWAHMVLLALVSFAAGFIFSVYYTFLLIESVPAAHIIQGALVYGLWLTFVMTVVLTLSTIIKSPAAVAFLTFGVTITLSLTSSLLPEIMTWSPGMLSSHSHSFFMNGTGNEGFWLSLMCTILLIAVMLTLAIYVFRKKEMAVHTT, from the coding sequence ATGCGGCAGTGGATGATTTTATTTAAAAAAGAAGTAAGAGAATCTATCCGTAATTTTAAATGGATCTGGATTCCTGTCGTCTTTATCCTTCTTGGACTGACACAGCCTGTGGTGTCTTATTATCTCCCTGACTTGCTGGAGCAATTTGGCGGACTGCCGGAAGGGGCAGCTGCAGCCTTCCCTGTGCCGACTGGTTCGCAAGTCCTGGCGGAAACACTGGGCCAGTTCAGCCAGATCGGTCTCCTTGTATTAGTTCTGGCATTCATGGGGGCAGTAGCCGGAGAAAGGAATAACGGCACAAATATCATGATACTGGTTAAACCTGTTTCCTATGCCTCCTACATAAGCGCGAAATGGGCACATATGGTCCTGCTCGCCTTGGTTTCCTTTGCAGCAGGTTTTATTTTCTCTGTGTACTATACGTTTCTGCTGATTGAAAGTGTTCCGGCAGCTCATATTATCCAGGGTGCACTTGTTTATGGGTTATGGCTCACTTTTGTCATGACTGTCGTTTTGACTTTAAGTACCATTATCAAAAGCCCGGCAGCCGTCGCCTTCTTAACATTCGGTGTCACAATCACCTTAAGCCTTACGAGCAGCCTGTTGCCGGAGATTATGACCTGGTCACCGGGGATGCTTTCCAGCCACAGCCACTCTTTTTTTATGAATGGTACTGGAAATGAAGGTTTCTGGTTGTCACTGATGTGTACAATTCTGTTGATTGCAGTTATGCTAACACTGGCAATTTATGTTTTCCGGAAAAAAGAAATGGCGGTTCACACCACATAG